From one Thiovulum sp. ES genomic stretch:
- a CDS encoding response regulator with CheY-like receiver domain and winged-helix DNA-binding domain (PFAM: Response regulator receiver domain; Transcriptional regulatory protein, C terminal): MKEERLVELKDLSVIVVDDNTDLLQSLKKILGIFFKEVFSAKNGKEGLDIFNKERIDLVITDYVMPVMSGYDLVKEIRKEDKKTPIVIMSSHSEKDKLLNAIPLDLVNYLIKPLDYSTIIETLINFIEKAEKHNLIIQKLPYGYSYNKKAKELIYADEVITLTKSERDLLHILVENIGIPISRVEISQKLSTDGKYRTEQAVKNILIRLKLKFKENDIINTSAKVGGYILEKP; encoded by the coding sequence ATGAAAGAAGAGAGGCTTGTTGAATTAAAAGATTTATCAGTAATTGTTGTAGATGACAATACCGATTTACTCCAAAGTTTAAAGAAAATTTTAGGGATATTTTTCAAAGAGGTATTTTCAGCAAAAAACGGAAAAGAAGGCTTAGATATTTTTAATAAAGAAAGAATAGACCTTGTTATAACAGATTATGTTATGCCTGTGATGTCGGGTTATGATCTTGTTAAGGAGATAAGAAAAGAGGATAAAAAAACCCCGATTGTTATTATGAGTAGCCATAGTGAAAAAGACAAACTACTAAATGCAATTCCTCTTGATCTAGTAAATTACCTTATTAAGCCTCTTGATTATTCAACAATTATTGAAACACTTATAAATTTTATAGAAAAAGCTGAAAAGCACAATCTTATAATTCAAAAATTGCCTTATGGATACAGCTACAATAAAAAAGCAAAAGAGCTTATTTATGCCGATGAGGTAATAACTCTTACAAAAAGTGAGAGAGACCTTTTGCATATTTTAGTTGAAAATATTGGAATTCCAATTTCGAGAGTTGAAATTTCACAAAAACTATCAACAGATGGAAAATACAGAACAGAACAGGCTGTAAAAAATATATTAATTAGACTTAAGTTAAAATTTAAAGAAAATGATATTATAAATACATCTGCAAAAGTTGGAGGTTATATCCTCGAAAAACCTTAA